Genomic segment of Pseudomonas iranensis:
CCGACTCGTTCTACGTGGCCACTTACGTGGTGCGCGACGGTGAGCGGCAGGTCGATGTGTCCCATCGCGGCGGCAAATCCGGCTTCGTGCACATGGACGAGGACGGCACCCTGACCATCCCGGATTTCTCCGGCAACCTGTTCTTCAACACCTTGGGCAACATTCTGCTCAACCCGCGCGCCGGGCTGACTTTCATCGATTTCGAAAGCGGCGATCTGTTGCAGATGACCGGCAGCGCAGAAGTGCTGCTCGACGATCCGCAAATCGCCGCGTTCCAGGGCGCCGAGCGCCTGTGGTGCTTCAAGCCGCAGCGCATCGTTTACCGTCAGGCCGCGCTGCCGCTGCGCTGGGCCGAGCAGCCGCAAGGCGATTCGCCCAACTCGCAAATGACCGGCAGCTGGGAACAGACCCGCGAGCGTTTGCAGGCCGAGGCGCTGCGCAATCAATGGCGCGCGCTGCACGTCACGCGGGTGGTCGATGAGAGTCCACAGATTCGCTCCTTTTACCTGCAAGCCAACGATGGCTTCGGCCTGCCGCGCTTCGAACCGGGCCAGCACTTGCCGATCAAGGTCTTGCTCGACGGTCAGGATGCCGCGTCGATCCGCACCTACAGCGTGTCCAGCGCGCCGTCGGACGAGTTTCTGCGCATCAGCGTCAAACGCGACGGCTCGGTGTCTTCGCATCTGCATGATCGGGTTCAGGCATTGGACTTGATCGAAGCCCGCGCCCCGCAAGGCGACTTCACCGTCGACGCCACCGAACGTCGGCCACTGGTGCTGTTGGCCGCAGGGGTTGGGGTGACGCCGTTGCTGTCGATGCTGCGCGAGGTGGTCTATCAGGGCAAACGTATCAGCCGCATGCGCCCGACCTGGGTGGTGCAAAGCAGTCGCACCGTCGAGGATCTGGCCTTTCGCGAAGAAATCGATGCCTTGGCTGCGCGCGCCGGTGACAAGGTCAAGGTGCTGCGCGTGGTCAGCCAGCCGCCGCTGGAAGCAACAGCGCAGGGTTACGATCACGCCGGGCGCATCGACATCGCCTTGCTGAAGAGCCAGCTGCCGCTGGATGACTACGATTTCTACCTGTGCGGTCCGGGCAGTTTTACCCAGGCGCTGTACGACGGCTTGCGCAAAATGCGCATTCCCGATGATCGCATCCACGCCGAAACCTTCGGTCCTTCGACGCTGATCCGCGATGTCGAAATCAGTACCCCGGCGCCGCCGCAAGTGCCGGTCGCGGAAGAGCCGGTCAAGGTGTTGTTCGCCACGTCGGGCAAGGAAGCACGCTGGGAACCGGGCAGCGGCACCTTGCTGGAACTGGCCGAGGCACGTGGCTTGAACCCGGAGTTCAGCTGTCGCGGCGGGTCCTGCGGCACCTGCAAAACCCGCCTTACCAGCGGCCAGGTGCATTACCTCACCCCGCCGGCCATGCGCCTGGCGGACGACGAAGTGCTGATCTGCTGCGCCGCCCCGGCGCAGGGCAGCGAAACCCTGGTGCTGGACGTTTGAATGTTGAGGAGGTGCGCCATGAAGCCGTTTGCCGAAACCAACGTGGTTTGGCCGCAAGAGAACACCGGATTGTCCGCCAGTGAATGCGAACGCAGCTTTTTGCTGCCGCAATTGATGGGGTCACTCGCCGGTGAAACCTGCGCGTTGACGGGCTCACTCAGTCAACGTGAGCATCTGCCTTCGAGCCCGAACGG
This window contains:
- a CDS encoding 2Fe-2S iron-sulfur cluster-binding protein, with the translated sequence MDTASKPQPSPWHEGELTLQRAVGAVEMMVGVGQRQLARDWMPDQHREFYAQLPFVVLGAVDSQGDPWATLRTGQPGFMDSPSPQVLKIKLDAQPNDPANQGLQPGDAIGMLGIELHTRRRNRMNGNISRREDDSLEISVTQAYGNCPRYINLRHYAFVDETTDNSLDLPVSEPLVRDMITAADSFYVATYVVRDGERQVDVSHRGGKSGFVHMDEDGTLTIPDFSGNLFFNTLGNILLNPRAGLTFIDFESGDLLQMTGSAEVLLDDPQIAAFQGAERLWCFKPQRIVYRQAALPLRWAEQPQGDSPNSQMTGSWEQTRERLQAEALRNQWRALHVTRVVDESPQIRSFYLQANDGFGLPRFEPGQHLPIKVLLDGQDAASIRTYSVSSAPSDEFLRISVKRDGSVSSHLHDRVQALDLIEARAPQGDFTVDATERRPLVLLAAGVGVTPLLSMLREVVYQGKRISRMRPTWVVQSSRTVEDLAFREEIDALAARAGDKVKVLRVVSQPPLEATAQGYDHAGRIDIALLKSQLPLDDYDFYLCGPGSFTQALYDGLRKMRIPDDRIHAETFGPSTLIRDVEISTPAPPQVPVAEEPVKVLFATSGKEARWEPGSGTLLELAEARGLNPEFSCRGGSCGTCKTRLTSGQVHYLTPPAMRLADDEVLICCAAPAQGSETLVLDV